A region from the Ichthyobacterium seriolicida genome encodes:
- a CDS encoding chloride channel protein produces MPKPKTLLGKFIIWRIRNIPHTQFLFILCIITGFISGMSAVVLKNATHLIQSLLHKDFIGTFYTYGYIFFPFIGISIAVIISKYIIAKPIGHGIPSTLYAISKQGGLLKSHQMYASILTAPFTVGFGGSVGLEGPTVATGSALGSNISRVFRMNYKNRILLIGCAATGAMSVIFNAPIAAIIFSIEVFSLDLTLTSLLPLLFASISARLTSYFFMGNDVLLHFSQTEVFDIRDTMFYVLLGVVSSITSIYFNKMYMFIASLFDKLQSSFKKLIIGGVLIGIIVFFIPPLFGEGFDVINNLLAGSTPKSMFDPYFAEFTDNQWVVILLLLGLVVFKIIATSITFGAGGIGGIFTPTLFMGSAMGNVFSKIVNAFGFYSISEVNFTLVGMAGLMSGVLYAPLTAIFLIAEITRGYSLFLPLMITSSISYSITKYFIHRSVYTSELDKKGELLTHNKDRAILNMLNIKSLLETNFITISSKMSISEILHSAVAKSKRNIFPVVDSKGYFEGIVSLNDIRHIMFETSICEVSLIKDVMQMPETIIDIKTDSIENVMKKFQDTAAWNLPVTDDDKYVGFISKSKLLGAYRRKLIMFSSDD; encoded by the coding sequence ATGCCAAAGCCCAAAACTCTACTAGGCAAGTTTATCATTTGGAGGATAAGGAATATTCCTCATACTCAGTTTTTATTTATACTGTGTATAATTACAGGTTTTATATCAGGTATGTCTGCCGTAGTGCTAAAAAACGCTACGCATCTCATACAGAGTTTGTTGCATAAAGATTTTATTGGAACTTTTTATACTTATGGTTATATCTTTTTCCCTTTTATAGGTATTTCCATAGCGGTTATAATATCTAAGTATATCATAGCAAAACCTATAGGGCATGGAATACCATCGACCCTATATGCAATTTCCAAGCAAGGGGGATTGTTAAAATCTCATCAGATGTACGCCTCTATTCTAACAGCTCCTTTTACTGTTGGTTTTGGAGGCTCAGTAGGATTAGAAGGGCCAACAGTAGCTACTGGATCGGCTTTAGGATCTAATATTTCACGTGTCTTTCGCATGAATTATAAAAATAGGATATTATTGATAGGATGTGCTGCTACTGGCGCCATGTCAGTTATTTTTAATGCTCCTATCGCTGCTATTATCTTCTCTATAGAGGTATTTAGTTTAGATCTCACATTAACTTCTTTACTTCCATTGTTATTCGCTTCTATATCAGCTAGGTTGACCTCTTATTTTTTTATGGGAAATGACGTTTTATTACATTTTTCCCAGACCGAAGTATTTGATATTAGAGATACTATGTTTTATGTTTTATTAGGTGTGGTGTCGAGTATTACATCTATATATTTCAATAAGATGTATATGTTTATAGCCTCTCTCTTTGATAAATTACAGAGTTCTTTTAAGAAACTCATCATAGGAGGTGTTTTAATAGGCATTATAGTATTTTTCATCCCTCCTCTTTTTGGAGAGGGATTCGACGTTATAAATAATCTGTTGGCCGGTTCGACTCCTAAATCGATGTTCGATCCTTATTTCGCTGAATTTACAGATAACCAATGGGTAGTCATTTTATTGTTATTAGGCTTGGTAGTATTTAAGATAATAGCCACTTCTATCACTTTTGGCGCTGGCGGCATAGGTGGAATATTTACCCCTACTCTATTTATGGGCAGCGCTATGGGAAATGTCTTTTCTAAGATAGTCAACGCTTTTGGTTTTTACAGTATTTCAGAGGTTAATTTTACTCTGGTGGGTATGGCAGGACTTATGTCGGGTGTGTTATACGCTCCTCTTACGGCCATATTTTTAATAGCAGAAATCACTAGGGGATACAGTCTATTTTTACCTCTCATGATTACCTCTTCTATTTCTTACAGCATAACAAAGTATTTCATACACAGGTCTGTATACACTTCTGAATTAGATAAAAAAGGAGAGCTTTTAACTCACAACAAGGATAGAGCAATTTTAAATATGTTGAATATAAAAAGTCTTTTAGAGACTAATTTTATAACTATCAGTTCTAAGATGTCTATAAGTGAAATACTACATTCTGCGGTTGCAAAATCAAAGCGAAATATTTTTCCAGTAGTAGATTCTAAAGGATATTTCGAAGGTATAGTTAGTTTGAATGATATAAGACATATCATGTTCGAAACTAGTATATGTGAAGTGTCCTTGATTAAGGATGTCATGCAGATGCCTGAAACTATCATAGATATAAAAACAGATAGCATTGAAAATGTGATGAAGAAATTTCAAGATACAGCTGCCTGGAATTTGCCCGTTACAGATGATGATAAGTACGTAGGTTTTATATCAAAATCTAAGTTGCTTGGGGCATATCGCAGAAAGTTAATAATGTTTTCTTCTGATGATTAG